A portion of the Cryptomeria japonica chromosome 5, Sugi_1.0, whole genome shotgun sequence genome contains these proteins:
- the LOC131055613 gene encoding subtilisin-like protease SBT1.2 codes for MAMKIPKKLSYLSLMLLIWVAMGEEKEDEEVRPYIIHFDPAIMEAGKFYDTKEWHSSVLAQVIRNSDQPGSSRIIYSYKNAISGFSARLSRREISELQNLEGFMGVYPDRLHKLQTSYSYKFLGLSSPRGKLWRKAQFGLGAIIGVLDTGIWPESPSFSDHGMPPVPEKWKGDCQIGADFNQTHCNRKLIGARFYNSGHQANAVFGTRPEYESPRDSQGHGTHTASTAAGRSVFNAGLFGNADGTARGMVPGAHLAMYKVCWDGGCYSSDILAGMDAAIADGVDVISLSIGGFSVPFYEDSVAIGAFRAVSRGVFVTCAAGNSGPYEFSVSNEAPWIMTVGAGTMDRDFPAVVRLADGRTFYGESLFPGMKIRPRFVPLVYAATAGIERNKVGSGSSGNSSFCFAGSLDPEVVKGKFVVCDRGTSARAEKGEVVRQAGGVGMILADSEINGEETAADVHVLPATQVGYAEAGIIKKYISTSTDAFVAVQFRGTVYGRSRAPAVASFSSRGPSSVNPGVLKPDLIAPGVNILAAWPLNLAPSGLAADKRRVMFNVVSGTSMACPHASGIAALIKSVHPDWSPAAIKSALMTTADVVDNRGGPILDNARAQQPADFFATGAGHVNPERAADPGLVYDTGVHDYVRHLCTLGYTQAQVQAITNTNVRCSNLTENYRGLNYPSLSAVFNVSSAGQRWVKLKRTVTNVGVAKSRYSVRVTPPKGVRVIVKPAKLGFTRLNQKKSYSVKFVDTSRRESTLSSFYSFSQGSLTWIHTGSSHNSSVTYTVRSPLTIIWST; via the coding sequence ATGGCCATGAAGATTCCCAAAAAGCTGAGCTACCTTAGCTTAATGCTTCTAATATGGGTAGCTATGGGCGAGGAAAAAGAAGACGAAGAAGTGAGACCCTATATAATTCACTTCGACCCAGCCATCATGGAAGCTGGAAAATTCTACGATACAAAGGAATGGCATTCATCAGTCCTAGCTCAGGTCATAAGGAACTCTGATCAACCTGGGTCAAGCCGTATAATCTACTCTTACAAGAATGCCATAAGTGGGTTTTCCGCAAGGCTTAGCAGAAGAGAAATTTCAGAGCTGCAGAATCTGGAAGGATTCATGGGTGTTTACCCAGATAGGCTTCATAAGCTTCAGACGAGTTACTCATATAAATTTCTGGGGCTCAGCTCTCCTCGGGGTAAACTATGGAGGAAGGCCCAATTTGGGCTAGGGGCTATAATTGGTGTTCTGGACACGGGCATTTGGCCTGAAAGTCCCAGCTTTAGCGACCATGGAATGCCACCAGTGCCCGAAAAATGGAAAGGGGATTGTCAAATTGGGGCAGATTTTAACCAGACGCACTGTAATAGGAAGCTGATTGGCGCCCGGTTTTATAACAGCGGGCACCAGGCTAATGCCGTGTTTGGGACACGTCCCGAGTACGAATCCCCGCGGGATTCTCAGGGCCATGGAACTCACACGGCCTCGACAGCTGCTGGGAGATCGGTTTTCAATGCCGGGTTGTTTGGTAATGCTGATGGAACTGCCCGGGGAATGGTGCCCGGAGCTCATTTGGCAATGTATAAGGTTTGTTGGGATGGTGGGTGTTACAGTTCGGATATATTGGCGGGCATGGATGCCGCCATTGCTGATGGTGTGGATGTTATTTCTTTGTCCATTGGGGGATTCTCTGTTCCTTTTTATGAAGACAGTGTGGCCATTGGGGCCTTTAGGGCGGTGAGTCGGGGAGTTTTTGTGACCTGTGCGGCGGGTAATAGTGGGCCGTATGAGTTCTCTGTGTCGAATGAGGCTCCATGGATTATGACGGTTGGTGCCGGGACTATGGACCGGGACTTCCCGGCAGTTGTGCGTTTGGCTGACGGGCGGACGTTTTATGGGGAGTCGCTATTCCCCGGGATGAAGATCAGACCGAGGTTTGTTCCTCTTGTCTATGCGGCTACGGCTGGGATTGAGAGGAATAAAGTTGGATCTGGGAGTTCAGGAAATTCGAGCTTTTGTTTTGCTGGGTCGCTTGACCCGGAGGTTGTGAAGGGGAAGTTTGTGGTGTGTGATCGGGGGACCAGTGCTCGCGCGGAGAAGGGTGAGGTGGTTAGACAGGCGGGTGGAGTGGGGATGATTCTGGCGGACTCAGAAATCAATGGTGAGGAGACAGCGGCAGATGTCCATGTGTTGCCTGCGACACAGGTCGGTTATGCGGAGGCTGGGATCATTAAGAAGTATATAAGCACGTCAACGGATGCTTTTGTGGCGGTTCAGTTTCGGGGGACTGTATATGGACGGTCACGAGCTCCGGCAGTTGCGTCGTTTTCATCGCGGGGTCCAAGTTCGGTGAACCCTGGGGTTCTTAAGCCGGACTTGATCGCGCCCGGGGTGAATATCCTCGCCGCCTGGCCGCTAAACCTCGCGCCATCTGGCTTGGCAGCGGATAAGCGCCGGGTCATGTTCAATGTCGTCTCGGGGACCTCGATGGCTTGCCCGCATGCGTCCGGGATCGCAGCTTTGATAAAAAGTGTGCACCCGGATTGGAGTCCCGCGGCTATTAAGTCCGCGCTCATGACCACTGCCGACGTGGTCGATAACAGAGGTGGGCCCATCCTCGACAACGCCCGGGCTCAACAACCCGCTGACTTTTTCGCCACAGGTGCCGGGCATGTGAACCCAGAGAGAGCAGCGGACCCGGGGCTTGTCTATGATACCGGTGTCCACGACTATGTCCGACATCTTTGCACTTTGGGGTACACCCAAGCTCAGGTCCAGGCCATCACTAACACCAATGTCAGGTGTTCGAACCTCACTGAAAATTATAGGGGCCTCAATTACCCATCTCTGTCGGCGGTCTTCAATGTGTCTTCTGCTGGTCAGAGATGGGTAAAGTTGAAGAGAACGGTGACCAACGTTGGGGTTGCTAAATCCAGATACTCTGTGCGTGTGACGCCGCCAAAAGGGGTTCGTGTGATAGTGAAGCCGGCCAAATTGGGTTTCACTAGACTCAATCAGAAGAAGAGTTACAGTGTAAAATTTGTGGACACAAGTAGAAGGGAGAGTACTCTTTCTTCTTTTTATTCCTTCTCTCAAGGCTCTCTTACGTGGATTCATACAGGGAGTTCTCATAATAGTTCTGTGACGTACACTGTCCGAAGCCCATTAACTATCATTTGGTCCACATAG